From the Candidatus Latescibacter sp. genome, one window contains:
- a CDS encoding addiction module antitoxin, translating into MQKKLTLTIDEEVYEGLHKTIGPGKISKFVEELVRPHVIRPNLELAYSQMSKDKKREAEALDWAEMTFKDIAHEKR; encoded by the coding sequence ATGCAAAAGAAGCTCACTCTAACAATAGATGAGGAAGTATATGAAGGCCTTCATAAGACCATCGGCCCCGGTAAAATCAGTAAATTTGTCGAGGAATTGGTTCGCCCGCATGTAATACGCCCGAATCTGGAATTGGCCTACTCCCAAATGTCAAAAGACAAAAAGCGAGAGGCAGAAGCCTTGGATTGGGCAGAGATGACTTTTAAGGACATAGCGCATGAAAAGAGGTGA